In Microbacterium enclense, one genomic interval encodes:
- a CDS encoding ABC transporter permease — MKDFTLITGDQFLRELGVTFYMVGVALFLGSILGLLIGTALVVTRPGGILPNRVVSVVLTTIVNVIRSLPFIILLVAIVPFTRFVVGTSIGPAAAIVPLTVMIAPYIGRLVENSLLEVPSGIVEAARSMGATPWQIFVRFLLPEARGSLILALTTATIGLIDASAMAGVVGGGGIGDLAISYGYQRFDGFAMLVTVLSLIVIVQVIQAVGTGLARRVRRR; from the coding sequence ATGAAGGACTTCACCCTCATCACCGGTGACCAGTTCCTCCGCGAACTCGGGGTCACCTTCTACATGGTCGGGGTCGCGCTCTTCCTCGGCTCGATCCTCGGCCTGCTGATCGGCACAGCTCTCGTCGTCACGCGTCCCGGGGGCATCCTGCCCAACCGTGTCGTGTCCGTCGTGCTCACGACCATCGTCAACGTCATCCGGTCGCTGCCGTTCATCATCCTGCTCGTCGCGATCGTGCCGTTCACGCGTTTCGTGGTCGGTACGTCGATCGGTCCGGCGGCCGCGATCGTGCCGCTGACCGTCATGATCGCCCCGTACATCGGTCGACTGGTCGAGAACTCGCTGCTCGAGGTGCCCTCGGGCATCGTGGAAGCGGCCCGCTCCATGGGAGCCACCCCGTGGCAGATCTTCGTGCGGTTCCTCCTGCCCGAGGCCCGCGGTTCTCTCATCCTCGCCCTCACGACGGCGACCATCGGCCTCATCGACGCCTCGGCGATGGCCGGCGTCGTCGGCGGTGGCGGAATCGGAGACCTCGCGATCTCGTACGGGTATCAGCGGTTCGACGGGTTCGCCATGCTCGTCACCGTGCTGAGCCTGATCGTGATCGTCCAGGTGATCCAGGCGGTCGGTACCGGGCTCGCTCGACGGGTGCGGCGCCGGTGA
- a CDS encoding iron-containing alcohol dehydrogenase produces the protein MSAVRLRPAPQVVIHGEGAVATLLAGVVADGSARPFVLSGRRARAAAASSLSTLPAGSIEALFGGECSPGEVERLRTRAERDGADVVIGVGGGKVLDTAKALGAAAGLPVHLVPTLASTCAAWSPLSVFYDDDHRHLGHTVWEHTTRSVALEPDLLLSGPVEYFVSGIADTLAKWVETRAAFETADRSLLTELGLMQAEVCRDTVLEHAAAAVADLRAGRPSASARRVAEAGVATAGLVGGFGGASGSATLAHPVSDGLSALPETVDDLHGVKVAYGILVQLAAEKRFDELDAYAPVYADLGLPRCLADLGIAPDRVEAHEIIAETALSPHSSAHALGALAHPRALAAALAAVEDWAAPLDRVAVVGR, from the coding sequence GTGAGCGCCGTCCGTCTTCGCCCGGCACCGCAGGTCGTCATCCACGGCGAGGGTGCCGTCGCGACGCTGCTCGCGGGCGTCGTCGCCGACGGATCCGCGCGACCGTTCGTGCTTTCCGGACGCCGCGCACGTGCCGCGGCCGCATCGTCGCTGAGCACCCTGCCCGCGGGCTCCATCGAGGCACTGTTCGGCGGCGAGTGCTCGCCCGGGGAGGTCGAACGTCTCCGGACGCGAGCCGAACGTGACGGGGCCGACGTGGTGATCGGCGTCGGTGGGGGAAAGGTTCTCGACACCGCGAAGGCGCTGGGTGCGGCCGCGGGGCTCCCCGTGCACCTCGTCCCGACCCTCGCGAGCACGTGCGCGGCGTGGTCGCCGCTGAGCGTCTTCTACGACGACGACCATCGTCACCTCGGTCACACCGTCTGGGAGCACACCACGCGCTCGGTGGCTCTCGAACCCGACCTGCTGCTCAGCGGCCCGGTGGAGTACTTCGTCTCGGGTATCGCCGACACGCTCGCGAAGTGGGTCGAGACGCGCGCCGCGTTCGAGACCGCGGACCGCTCCCTGTTGACCGAGCTGGGCCTCATGCAAGCGGAGGTCTGCCGCGACACCGTGCTGGAGCACGCCGCCGCCGCGGTCGCCGATCTCCGCGCCGGCCGCCCGTCCGCGTCGGCGCGACGCGTGGCCGAGGCGGGCGTCGCCACCGCCGGACTCGTCGGTGGCTTTGGCGGCGCCTCCGGCAGCGCAACCCTGGCCCACCCGGTGTCGGATGGTCTCAGTGCGCTTCCCGAGACCGTCGACGACCTCCACGGGGTGAAGGTGGCCTACGGCATCCTGGTCCAACTCGCCGCCGAAAAACGCTTCGACGAACTGGATGCCTACGCGCCGGTGTACGCCGACCTCGGTCTTCCGCGATGCCTCGCCGATCTGGGTATCGCACCCGACCGGGTCGAGGCGCATGAGATCATCGCGGAGACAGCCCTGTCCCCGCACTCGAGCGCCCACGCGCTCGGCGCCCTCGCGCACCCGCGCGCTCTCGCCGCGGCCCTGGCCGCGGTCGAGGACTGGGCCGCCCCCCTGGATCGCGTCGCCGTCGTCGGACGCTGA
- the glgA gene encoding glycogen synthase, with the protein MRVDIVTKEYPPEIYGGAGVHATELVKALRAEGTEVQVRAFGAARDEADTTSYGVPAELASANGAIQTLGTDLEIVSDVAGADVVHSHTWYANFAGHLASLLHGIPHVVTAHSLEPLRPWKAEQLGGGYAVSSYIEKTAYEGAAAVVAVSSGMRDDILRSYPSLDPAKVRVIYNGIDTEAWHPVSDDAFLAAQGIDPSRPSVVFVGRITRQKGLPYLLRAAEQLPPEVQLILCAGAPDTPQIMAEVEELVRGLQATRDGVVWIDRLLPRHELCAILTAATTFVCPSVYEPLGIVNLEAMACGAAVVGTATGGIPEVVVDGVTGRLVPIEQVQDGTGTPVDPERFVDDLARVLTEVVADAETARAYGEAGRQRAIDDFSWGAIAQTTAALYAEVAGA; encoded by the coding sequence ATGCGCGTCGACATCGTGACCAAGGAATACCCGCCGGAGATCTACGGGGGAGCCGGGGTCCACGCCACCGAACTCGTGAAAGCACTGCGCGCCGAGGGCACCGAGGTGCAGGTGCGCGCCTTCGGTGCCGCCCGCGACGAGGCCGACACCACCTCGTACGGGGTCCCCGCGGAACTCGCTTCCGCGAACGGCGCGATCCAGACCCTGGGCACCGATCTCGAGATCGTGTCCGACGTCGCCGGGGCCGACGTCGTGCACTCGCACACGTGGTACGCCAACTTCGCCGGGCACCTGGCATCCCTTCTCCACGGCATCCCGCATGTCGTCACCGCGCACAGCCTGGAGCCGCTCCGGCCCTGGAAGGCCGAGCAGCTCGGGGGCGGCTACGCCGTGTCGAGCTACATCGAGAAGACGGCATACGAAGGAGCCGCGGCGGTGGTCGCGGTGAGCTCGGGGATGCGTGACGACATCCTGCGCAGCTACCCCTCGCTCGACCCCGCGAAGGTGCGCGTCATCTACAACGGCATCGATACCGAGGCATGGCATCCGGTGTCGGATGACGCGTTCCTGGCGGCGCAGGGGATCGATCCGTCGCGGCCGTCCGTGGTCTTCGTGGGGCGCATCACCCGGCAGAAGGGCCTGCCGTATCTCCTGCGCGCCGCGGAGCAGCTGCCCCCGGAGGTGCAGCTCATCCTGTGCGCCGGGGCGCCCGACACCCCGCAGATCATGGCCGAGGTCGAGGAGCTCGTGCGCGGCCTCCAGGCGACGCGCGACGGCGTCGTGTGGATCGACCGCCTGCTGCCACGCCACGAACTGTGCGCGATCCTCACGGCCGCGACGACCTTCGTCTGCCCGTCGGTGTACGAGCCCCTCGGCATCGTCAACCTCGAGGCGATGGCGTGCGGAGCCGCGGTCGTGGGAACAGCGACCGGGGGAATCCCGGAGGTCGTCGTCGACGGCGTGACCGGTCGCCTCGTCCCCATCGAACAAGTGCAGGACGGCACGGGCACTCCCGTGGATCCCGAGCGCTTCGTGGACGATCTGGCCCGGGTGCTCACCGAGGTGGTGGCGGATGCCGAGACGGCCCGCGCCTACGGGGAGGCCGGTCGGCAGCGCGCCATCGATGACTTCAGCTGGGGGGCGATCGCGCAGACGACGGCAGCGCTGTATGCCGAGGTCGCCGGCGCGTAG
- a CDS encoding ABC transporter ATP-binding protein encodes MPQVLEFSDVVVRRNARDIVSHLDWTVADDERWVVLGPNGAGKTTVLQLADTLLHPTSGTVTILGEQLGRTDVFELRPRIGFASSAMARRVPPEETVLDVVLTAAYSVLGRWREDYDDIDERRALRVLAEWKLDHLADRTFGTLSDGEQKRVQIARAVMTDPELLLLDEPTASLDLGAREELLALLSGYAQAPTTPAMVMVTHHVEEIPVGFTHVLLLRDGEVVASGPLAEALTAENLTATFGLDITLTHDAGRYAARAV; translated from the coding sequence ATGCCCCAGGTTCTCGAGTTCTCCGACGTCGTCGTCCGCCGGAACGCGCGGGACATCGTGTCCCATCTCGACTGGACCGTCGCCGACGACGAGCGCTGGGTGGTCCTCGGGCCCAACGGCGCCGGCAAGACGACTGTCCTGCAGCTCGCCGACACGTTGCTGCACCCCACGTCGGGCACCGTGACCATCCTCGGCGAGCAGCTCGGTCGCACCGACGTGTTCGAGTTGCGTCCCCGGATCGGCTTCGCCTCGTCGGCGATGGCGCGTCGTGTTCCGCCGGAAGAGACGGTGCTCGACGTCGTTCTGACGGCTGCCTACTCGGTCCTCGGGCGCTGGCGCGAAGACTACGACGACATCGACGAACGCCGCGCGCTGCGAGTGCTCGCCGAATGGAAGCTCGACCACCTCGCCGACCGCACCTTCGGCACGTTGAGCGACGGCGAGCAGAAGCGCGTGCAGATCGCGCGGGCCGTCATGACCGACCCCGAACTGCTGCTGCTCGACGAGCCGACGGCGAGCCTCGATCTCGGGGCGCGTGAAGAACTGCTGGCTCTGCTGTCCGGGTACGCGCAGGCCCCGACGACGCCCGCGATGGTGATGGTGACGCACCACGTGGAGGAGATCCCGGTCGGGTTCACGCACGTGCTCCTGCTGCGCGACGGGGAGGTCGTGGCATCCGGGCCCCTGGCCGAGGCGCTCACCGCCGAGAACCTCACCGCGACGTTCGGTCTCGACATCACCCTCACGCACGACGCCGGTCGATACGCCGCTCGCGCGGTCTGA
- a CDS encoding S-ribosylhomocysteine lyase, with the protein MADVESFTLDHTAVRAPYVRLIGTETGPRGDVISNFDLRFVQPNEGEIPTGGLHTIEHLLASLVRDRLEGVIDISPFGCRTGFHLIVWGEPAVADVVSAVRESLRAIAEDVTWDDVPGVDAISCGNYRDHSLHSAREWSALILERGISLDAFERVGV; encoded by the coding sequence ATGGCCGATGTCGAGAGTTTCACCCTGGACCACACCGCCGTCCGCGCACCGTATGTGCGCCTCATCGGCACCGAGACCGGTCCGCGCGGAGACGTCATCTCCAACTTCGACCTGCGCTTCGTCCAGCCCAACGAGGGCGAGATCCCCACGGGCGGACTGCACACCATCGAGCACCTCCTGGCGAGCCTCGTGCGCGACCGACTGGAGGGCGTCATCGACATCTCTCCCTTCGGATGCCGCACCGGTTTCCATCTGATCGTGTGGGGTGAGCCCGCGGTCGCCGACGTGGTCTCGGCCGTCCGTGAGAGCCTGCGCGCGATCGCCGAGGACGTGACCTGGGACGACGTTCCCGGTGTCGACGCCATCAGCTGCGGCAACTACCGCGACCACAGCCTTCACAGCGCACGCGAATGGTCGGCACTCATCCTCGAGCGCGGCATCAGCCTCGATGCTTTCGAGCGCGTCGGAGTCTGA
- a CDS encoding type B 50S ribosomal protein L31: MKTDIHPTYKAVVFRDLGSGDTFLTRSTVSSDKTIELDGVEYPVIDVEISSASHPFYTGKQRIMDSAGRVEKFNQRFKNFGGR, from the coding sequence ATGAAGACTGACATCCACCCCACGTACAAGGCTGTCGTGTTCCGCGACCTCGGTTCGGGCGACACGTTCCTCACGCGCTCGACGGTCTCGAGCGACAAGACGATCGAGCTCGACGGCGTGGAGTACCCCGTCATCGACGTGGAGATCTCGTCGGCTTCGCACCCCTTCTACACGGGCAAGCAGCGCATCATGGACTCCGCCGGTCGCGTCGAGAAGTTCAACCAGCGCTTCAAGAACTTCGGCGGTCGTTGA
- a CDS encoding MetQ/NlpA family ABC transporter substrate-binding protein, with amino-acid sequence MPALKKLLAVAALATIALSAAGCGATASSSEPATDKTSLKIGFNPGPYREQFEQGILPILEEEGFSAESVEFTDGIVVNVALKDGEIDANIMQHPVYMKSVNEQEGLDNVALVQVPGPPMALFGGKSKTLDVADGATVAVPNQSSNMYRAFRVLEAEGWLELSDAIDPATASPADITGNPHNLQIVPIENAQQVASLPDVDYSVIQGNFVVSGGLKLADALALEDLTDDFSVVVAVDAANVDTPWAKAIKEAYESDAFAEYIASNSQYEGYHLPTALER; translated from the coding sequence ATGCCTGCCCTGAAGAAGCTCCTCGCCGTCGCGGCACTCGCGACGATCGCCCTCTCCGCCGCCGGATGCGGTGCCACCGCGTCGTCGTCGGAGCCCGCCACCGACAAGACGTCGCTCAAGATCGGTTTCAACCCCGGTCCGTACCGCGAGCAGTTCGAGCAGGGCATCCTGCCGATCCTCGAGGAAGAGGGCTTCTCGGCCGAGTCGGTCGAGTTCACCGACGGCATCGTCGTGAACGTCGCTCTGAAGGACGGCGAGATCGATGCGAACATCATGCAGCACCCCGTGTACATGAAATCCGTCAACGAACAGGAGGGCCTCGACAACGTCGCCCTCGTGCAGGTGCCGGGGCCGCCCATGGCGCTGTTCGGCGGAAAGTCGAAGACGCTCGACGTCGCCGACGGGGCCACGGTGGCCGTGCCCAACCAGTCGTCGAACATGTACCGCGCCTTCCGCGTGCTCGAGGCGGAAGGGTGGCTCGAGCTGTCCGACGCGATCGACCCCGCGACGGCGTCACCCGCCGATATCACCGGCAACCCGCACAACCTGCAGATCGTTCCGATCGAGAACGCGCAGCAGGTCGCCTCGCTGCCGGACGTCGACTACAGCGTGATCCAGGGCAACTTCGTCGTGTCGGGAGGACTCAAGCTCGCCGACGCCCTGGCCCTGGAAGACCTCACGGACGACTTCTCGGTCGTCGTCGCGGTCGACGCCGCCAACGTCGACACCCCGTGGGCGAAGGCCATCAAGGAGGCTTACGAGTCCGACGCCTTCGCGGAGTACATCGCGTCGAACTCGCAGTACGAGGGCTACCACCTGCCCACCGCGCTCGAGCGGTGA
- a CDS encoding methionine ABC transporter ATP-binding protein: MSPADIGPSGAGDAVVRLEGVGKSFRSRAGSTIALEGVDLEVARGRIFGVIGHSGAGKSTLIRLLNGLERPTEGRVLLDGIDLASLDTKGLRAAQKRTGMIFQQFQLLETITVLDNVAMPLRLDGVSRAEARSRAAEALDFVGLSEKSGNHPGELSGGQKQRVGIARAIVRNPPVLLCDEATSALDPSTTAQIIALLRRINREYRTTIVLVTHEMDVIKDLCDEVAVMAGGRVVERGDVLDVFVRPQSEVAASFVSTIIPVDIPAAVRAHLGTGEVWRLSLVDDEVTQPLISTLIARIGVEVNILHADMTQIQEHTVGQLVIQIDGPAERVAAARAYLAEHVVDVREVERV, encoded by the coding sequence GTGAGCCCCGCAGACATCGGTCCCTCCGGGGCGGGCGACGCTGTCGTCCGCCTCGAGGGCGTGGGCAAGAGCTTCCGGTCCCGCGCCGGGTCGACGATCGCGCTCGAGGGCGTCGACCTCGAGGTCGCCCGCGGGCGGATCTTCGGGGTCATCGGTCATAGCGGAGCGGGCAAGAGCACACTGATCCGCCTGCTGAACGGCCTCGAGCGCCCGACCGAGGGTCGCGTGCTGCTCGACGGCATCGACCTCGCCTCGCTGGACACCAAAGGCCTGCGCGCGGCGCAGAAGCGCACGGGGATGATCTTCCAGCAGTTCCAGCTGCTCGAGACGATCACCGTGCTCGACAACGTCGCGATGCCGCTGCGTCTGGATGGCGTGAGCCGCGCCGAGGCCCGCTCCCGCGCGGCGGAGGCGCTGGACTTCGTGGGCCTGTCCGAGAAGTCGGGCAACCACCCCGGCGAGCTCTCCGGCGGTCAGAAGCAGCGCGTGGGTATCGCCCGCGCGATCGTGCGCAATCCGCCGGTCCTGCTCTGCGACGAGGCGACGAGCGCCCTGGACCCGAGCACGACGGCACAGATCATCGCGCTCCTGCGGCGCATCAACCGCGAGTACCGCACGACGATCGTCCTCGTCACCCACGAGATGGACGTCATCAAAGACCTGTGCGACGAGGTCGCTGTCATGGCCGGCGGCCGTGTCGTCGAACGAGGCGATGTGCTCGACGTGTTCGTCCGCCCGCAGAGCGAGGTGGCGGCGTCGTTCGTGAGCACGATCATCCCCGTCGACATCCCTGCGGCCGTCCGCGCGCACCTGGGCACGGGGGAGGTGTGGCGCCTGTCGCTCGTCGACGACGAGGTGACGCAGCCCCTCATCTCCACGCTCATCGCCCGCATCGGGGTCGAGGTGAACATCCTGCACGCCGACATGACCCAGATCCAGGAGCACACGGTCGGTCAGCTCGTCATCCAGATCGACGGTCCCGCCGAACGCGTCGCCGCCGCCCGGGCCTACCTCGCCGAGCACGTCGTCGACGTCCGGGAGGTGGAACGGGTATGA
- a CDS encoding Lrp/AsnC family transcriptional regulator, with product MEPFDTIDRRILELLQNDGRLSGAEVGRRIGLSQPAASARILRLERAGVIAGYRAVIDPAAVGLAIHAVIRLRTTHAQLAPARALAERLPEVTSMVRVTGEDCLLFDVNCPDAARLEKVVDALARYGPVTTSLVLSTYPQKPLLPAKEG from the coding sequence ATGGAACCATTCGACACGATCGACCGTCGCATCCTCGAACTGCTGCAGAACGACGGCAGACTGTCGGGGGCCGAGGTCGGCCGACGAATCGGTCTGTCGCAGCCTGCCGCGAGCGCACGTATCCTCCGGCTCGAGCGCGCGGGCGTCATCGCCGGCTACCGCGCCGTCATCGACCCGGCCGCCGTGGGGCTCGCCATTCATGCCGTCATCCGACTGCGCACCACGCACGCGCAGCTCGCCCCGGCCCGCGCGCTCGCCGAACGCCTCCCGGAAGTGACGTCGATGGTCCGCGTCACCGGTGAGGACTGTCTGCTGTTCGACGTCAACTGCCCCGATGCCGCGCGATTGGAAAAGGTGGTGGATGCCCTGGCGCGGTACGGGCCGGTGACGACGTCGCTCGTTCTCAGTACCTACCCGCAGAAGCCGCTGCTGCCCGCGAAGGAGGGGTGA
- a CDS encoding aminotransferase class I/II-fold pyridoxal phosphate-dependent enzyme, with protein MSVRTRRGAARLSLLPGNFFSGMDAAIAAARAAGVDVIDLSKGSPDQPTPAHIVAAMQNAVADRRNHGYPGFAGRPALTAAIARRYREDHGVDIDPDAEVAVFHGSHEALVASVLAIADPGSAVVVPDPGYPAYRSLAALAGARVVELPLRADRGYQPEWAALTPTDRADAAVLLLNYPHNPTGAVARPETFPEAVDVADATGSLFVHDFAYSSLGFEGGRPLSALTVAGSRETTVEISTLSKTYNMAGWRFGYAVGDAAAIAAMRAYQAEAFSTVFGATHDAAAAALDGSQDAAAELVELYRRRRDVVVDGLRGLGWEVAAPEGAFFVWTRVPGGVDDIAFARTALLDHGVALAPGSGFGPRGTGFVRLGLVQDEDTLRRAVARLGGAS; from the coding sequence GTGAGCGTCCGCACGCGCCGCGGGGCCGCGCGCCTCTCCCTGCTGCCCGGCAACTTCTTCAGCGGGATGGATGCCGCGATCGCGGCGGCCCGCGCGGCCGGCGTCGACGTCATCGACCTTTCCAAGGGCAGCCCCGACCAGCCCACCCCGGCCCACATCGTCGCGGCGATGCAGAACGCGGTCGCCGATCGCCGCAATCACGGCTACCCGGGGTTCGCCGGCCGCCCCGCGCTGACCGCCGCGATCGCGCGACGGTATCGCGAGGATCACGGCGTCGACATCGATCCGGATGCCGAGGTCGCGGTCTTCCATGGATCGCACGAGGCTCTCGTCGCATCCGTGCTCGCCATCGCCGATCCGGGATCCGCGGTCGTCGTCCCCGATCCGGGGTACCCGGCGTATCGGTCGTTGGCCGCGCTCGCGGGTGCCCGTGTCGTGGAGCTCCCGCTGCGTGCCGATCGGGGGTATCAGCCCGAGTGGGCCGCGCTGACGCCGACCGATCGGGCCGATGCCGCCGTGCTCCTGCTGAACTATCCCCACAACCCCACCGGAGCCGTCGCCCGACCGGAGACGTTCCCGGAGGCCGTGGACGTCGCCGACGCCACGGGATCGTTGTTCGTGCACGACTTCGCCTATTCGTCACTGGGTTTCGAGGGCGGGCGACCGCTCTCGGCGCTCACCGTCGCCGGCTCGCGCGAGACCACCGTGGAGATCTCCACGCTCTCGAAGACGTACAACATGGCCGGGTGGCGATTCGGGTACGCGGTCGGCGACGCCGCGGCGATCGCCGCCATGCGCGCTTACCAGGCCGAGGCCTTCAGCACTGTCTTCGGAGCCACCCATGATGCCGCCGCCGCTGCGTTGGACGGTTCTCAGGATGCCGCGGCCGAACTCGTCGAGCTGTACCGCCGCCGCCGCGACGTCGTGGTCGACGGCCTCCGCGGTCTCGGCTGGGAGGTCGCCGCGCCGGAGGGGGCCTTCTTCGTCTGGACTCGCGTCCCCGGCGGCGTCGACGACATCGCCTTCGCGCGGACAGCGCTCCTCGATCACGGTGTCGCCCTGGCTCCCGGTAGCGGCTTCGGGCCACGCGGGACGGGCTTCGTCCGGCTGGGGCTGGTGCAGGACGAGGACACGCTGCGGCGAGCCGTCGCCCGGTTGGGAGGCGCGTCGTGA
- the glgC gene encoding glucose-1-phosphate adenylyltransferase gives MPAAPKVFGIILAGGEGKRLMPLTADRAKPAVPFGGQYRLIDFAISNLINSGLRQLVVLTQYKSHSLDRHISQTWRMSPMLGAYVASVPAQQRLGKRWFSGSADAILQSMNLIRDEKPDIVVVIGADHVYRMDFKQMLDAHIASDARATVAGIRQPIALANQFGVIDTDPTDPTKIREFLEKPQNPTGLVDAPHEVLASMGNYIFDADALVEAVTHDGELPTSAHDMGGDIVPYFVNRGEAAVYDFQRNDVPGSTPRDQSYWRDVGTIESFYDAHMDLISTLPIFNLYNTDWPIYSQTFNAPPAKFVRDSVGRIGNAIDSIVSLGSVLSGTHLERSVVGPWALAGGGSTITDSVLFDSVQVGAGARIHRAILDKNVVLEPGATIGVDRERDLARGFTVTETGITVVGKDAHVHA, from the coding sequence ATGCCTGCAGCGCCGAAGGTCTTCGGAATCATCCTCGCCGGTGGCGAGGGAAAGCGTCTCATGCCCCTCACGGCCGACCGCGCGAAACCGGCCGTGCCGTTCGGGGGCCAGTACCGCCTGATCGACTTCGCGATCTCGAACCTCATCAACTCCGGACTCCGACAGCTCGTCGTCCTGACGCAGTACAAGTCGCACAGCCTCGACCGCCACATCTCGCAGACGTGGCGTATGTCGCCGATGCTGGGCGCGTACGTGGCATCCGTCCCCGCACAGCAGCGTCTCGGGAAGCGCTGGTTCTCCGGCTCCGCCGATGCGATCCTGCAGTCGATGAACCTCATCCGCGATGAGAAGCCCGACATCGTCGTCGTCATCGGCGCCGACCACGTCTATCGCATGGACTTCAAGCAGATGCTCGACGCGCACATCGCCTCCGACGCGCGCGCCACGGTCGCCGGCATCCGACAGCCCATCGCCCTCGCCAACCAGTTCGGCGTCATCGACACCGACCCGACCGACCCCACGAAGATCCGCGAGTTCCTCGAGAAGCCGCAGAACCCCACGGGCCTGGTCGACGCGCCGCACGAAGTCCTCGCCTCGATGGGCAACTACATCTTCGACGCCGACGCCCTCGTCGAGGCCGTCACGCACGACGGCGAACTGCCGACCTCGGCACACGACATGGGCGGCGACATCGTCCCCTACTTCGTCAACCGCGGCGAAGCGGCGGTGTACGACTTCCAGCGCAACGACGTGCCCGGCTCGACCCCGCGCGACCAGTCGTACTGGCGCGACGTCGGCACGATCGAGTCGTTCTACGACGCCCACATGGACCTGATCTCGACCCTGCCCATCTTCAACCTCTACAACACCGACTGGCCGATCTACTCGCAGACGTTCAACGCCCCTCCCGCGAAGTTCGTCCGCGACTCGGTCGGGCGCATCGGCAACGCGATCGACTCGATCGTGTCGCTCGGCTCGGTGCTGTCGGGGACGCACCTCGAGCGCAGCGTCGTCGGGCCGTGGGCCCTCGCCGGTGGCGGATCGACGATCACCGACTCGGTGCTCTTCGACAGCGTGCAGGTCGGTGCGGGTGCCCGCATCCACCGGGCGATCCTCGACAAGAACGTCGTGCTCGAGCCCGGCGCCACGATCGGCGTCGACCGCGAGCGCGACCTCGCGCGCGGCTTCACCGTGACGGAGACGGGAATCACCGTCGTGGGCAAGGACGCGCACGTCCACGCCTGA
- a CDS encoding SDR family NAD(P)-dependent oxidoreductase, giving the protein MFDELRGRVVLVTGGANGIGDGVADAFSREGAVVVRADTAYAAGPLERDGAGGHVRLDVTNETEVEHVVGEIERELGAVDVLVHAAGTSTMAFGVDTTEAEWDLNLDVNAKGSFLVAKHVARGLRRVGRPGSIILIASQAGKNGYRGMTAYVASKHAVLGVTKSFATELAREQIRVNAICPGIIETRMKHRERREGAELRGLTVADIEAEDRSQVPLGRTGTPQDVAGVALFLASDLSSYMTGQGINVTGGMTMH; this is encoded by the coding sequence ATGTTCGACGAGCTGCGGGGGCGCGTCGTCCTCGTCACCGGGGGAGCCAACGGCATCGGCGACGGGGTCGCGGACGCCTTCTCGCGGGAGGGCGCCGTGGTCGTCCGCGCCGACACCGCGTACGCAGCAGGTCCCCTGGAGCGCGACGGCGCCGGCGGACACGTCCGCCTCGACGTCACGAACGAGACCGAGGTCGAGCACGTGGTCGGTGAGATCGAGCGCGAGCTCGGTGCCGTCGACGTCCTCGTGCACGCCGCCGGCACGTCGACGATGGCTTTCGGCGTCGACACCACCGAGGCGGAGTGGGACCTCAATCTCGACGTGAACGCGAAGGGATCCTTCCTGGTCGCCAAGCACGTCGCTCGCGGACTTCGCCGGGTCGGGCGACCGGGCAGCATCATCCTGATCGCGTCCCAGGCCGGGAAGAACGGTTACCGCGGGATGACCGCGTACGTCGCGTCGAAGCACGCCGTGCTCGGTGTGACCAAGAGCTTCGCGACCGAGCTCGCCCGCGAGCAGATCCGGGTCAACGCCATCTGCCCCGGCATCATCGAGACGCGGATGAAGCACCGCGAGCGTCGCGAGGGAGCGGAACTGCGCGGTCTGACGGTCGCCGATATCGAGGCCGAGGACCGCTCGCAGGTGCCGCTGGGGCGCACGGGCACCCCGCAGGACGTCGCCGGGGTGGCGTTGTTCCTCGCGAGCGACCTGTCGTCGTACATGACCGGCCAGGGGATCAACGTCACCGGCGGTATGACCATGCACTGA